The Rhodococcus sp. B50 DNA window CGACGCGTACTTCTCGTCCTGCGCGGCCTCGAAGACCGCCGACGCCATCCCGAACACTCCGGCGTCACCACCGGAGACCACGGCGACCTTCTCGCCGGACAGCGCGAGATCGAGCGCGAACCGCGCGCGGTCCACCTCCACGGTGTTGCCACTCGAATGACGCTGCAGCCCGGTGCGAACCGGAACGCGGTCGACGTACGGTCCGTATCCGACGACGTGATCGACCTGCGTGAGTGCGTCCGCAGCTTCGGGCGTCAGCCACTTCTCGTCGGCCGGGCCCAGCCCGACGACGAGCAACTCGTTCGACACGTCCGCTTCCGGCGACTCCACCACGACCGGCCGGGACCGGTCACCGATCTCGCGGTTCTTCGGCGCACGGTCGCCGGCGGTGAGGATCACCGAGAAGTACGGCACCGCGTCCGCGTCGACCTCGGCAACCGGCAGGATGCGTTGCCGATCCATCGATGCGCGTTCGACGTAGACCGCGTCGTCGAGTCGACCGGACTGGGCGAGCGCCTCCCGGACGGCGGGGAACGTCCTGCCCAGCTTCATGATCGCTGCGCCGTCGGTGTCGGCGAGCCGGCGTGCCAGCTCCGGGGTGGGAAGCGTGCCCGGAAGGATGGTGAGTACATCGGTGCGACGGACCATCGGTTCGGCTGCGGCTGCCGCCGCAGCGGAGACCGACGTCACACCAGGTACCACCTCGGTCGGGTATCGCGGCGCGAGACGGTCGTGCAGGTACATGTACGAGCCGTAGAACAACGGGTCGCCCTCGCAGAGCACCACCACGGTGCGTCCCGCGTCGAGATGGGCGGCCAACCGGGCGGCGGACTCGTCGTAGAAGTCGGCGATCGCGCCGTCGTACCCGCCCGGGTGATCGGTGGTGCCCGTCGTCACCGGGTACACCAGCAGTTCCTCGATCATCCCGTCCGGGATCAGGTCGGCGGCGATCGACCGGGCGATGGAACGGCCGTGCGTGCCGGAGTAGTAGGCGAGGACATCCGCCTCCGCGATCAACCGCGCGGCCTTGCGTGTGATGAGTTCGGGATCGCCGGGGCCGAGACCCACTCCGTAGAACCTGCCGGACACCGTGTCGCTCATTCCTTCTCCTGCGCGAGTGCATTGATCGCGGACGACGCCATCGCCGACCCGCCACGGCGACCCCGCACCACCAGATGGGGTATCCGCAGCGGATGTTCGAGCAGCGCTTCCTTGGATTCGGCGGCGCCGATGAACCCGACGGGCACCCCGACGATCGCGGCCGGCCGAGGAGCACCGGCGTCGAGCATCTCGAGCAGGTGGAACAAGGCCGTCGGGGCATTACCGATCGCGACGACCGCGCCCTCGATGCGGTCGGCCCACAGGGACACC harbors:
- a CDS encoding precorrin-2 C(20)-methyltransferase produces the protein MSDTVSGRFYGVGLGPGDPELITRKAARLIAEADVLAYYSGTHGRSIARSIAADLIPDGMIEELLVYPVTTGTTDHPGGYDGAIADFYDESAARLAAHLDAGRTVVVLCEGDPLFYGSYMYLHDRLAPRYPTEVVPGVTSVSAAAAAAAEPMVRRTDVLTILPGTLPTPELARRLADTDGAAIMKLGRTFPAVREALAQSGRLDDAVYVERASMDRQRILPVAEVDADAVPYFSVILTAGDRAPKNREIGDRSRPVVVESPEADVSNELLVVGLGPADEKWLTPEAADALTQVDHVVGYGPYVDRVPVRTGLQRHSSGNTVEVDRARFALDLALSGEKVAVVSGGDAGVFGMASAVFEAAQDEKYASVPIRVLPGISAVQAVAARAGAPIGGDFAVMSLSDRLKPWNVIEKRLAAVAEADLVLGIYNPASRSRTTQVADAKALLMKHRPADTVVVIGRDVGRPGESLEVTTLEKLDPVSIDMKCLIIVGAAGTSVTSTGAVWTKRSVDVQSSESSTIAWTSRP